In one window of Mus pahari chromosome 3, PAHARI_EIJ_v1.1, whole genome shotgun sequence DNA:
- the Serf2 gene encoding small EDRK-rich factor 2 isoform X1, which translates to MTRGNQRELARQKNMKKQSDSVKGKRRDDGLSAAARKQSAPSSLPPGTRRSCSRSRKRQTRRRRNPSSSVASCPTLLPSACVPGASPTMLEFLPVVLTGPSTDGTPFALSLQRVPFVLPFPQVAALPLGHSWG; encoded by the exons ATGACCC GCGGTAACCAGCGAGAGCTCGCCCGCCAGAAGAACATGAAGAAGCAGAGCGACTCGGTTAAGGGAAAGCGCCGAGATGATGGGCTTTCTGCTGCCGCCCGCAAGCAGAG TGCCCCATCATCTCTACCCCCAGGGACTCGGAgatcatgcagcagaagcagaaaaaggcaaacgagaaGAAGGAGGAACCCAAGTAGCTCTGTGGCTTCGTGTCCAACCCTCTTGCCCTCCGCCTGTGTGCCTGGAGCCAGTCCCACCATGCTCGAGTTTCTTCCTGTAGTGCTCACAGGTCCCAGCACCGATGGCACTCCCTTTGCCCTGAGTCTGCAGCGGGTTCCTTTTGTGCTTCCTTTCCCTCAGGTAGCCGCTCTCCCTCTGGGCCACtcctgggggtga
- the Serf2 gene encoding small EDRK-rich factor 2 isoform X2: protein MTRGNQRELARQKNMKKQSDSVKGKRRDDGLSAAARKQRDSEIMQQKQKKANEKKEEPK, encoded by the exons ATGACCC GCGGTAACCAGCGAGAGCTCGCCCGCCAGAAGAACATGAAGAAGCAGAGCGACTCGGTTAAGGGAAAGCGCCGAGATGATGGGCTTTCTGCTGCCGCCCGCAAGCAGAG GGACTCGGAgatcatgcagcagaagcagaaaaaggcaaacgagaaGAAGGAGGAACCCAAGTAG
- the Serinc4 gene encoding serine incorporator 4 isoform X3 encodes MSISSQPGIILASVEASHSSYYSWCLSQPLPSPGTRIEQSNSGLLQASIISCYIMYLTFSALSSRPPETIIFQGQNHTLCLPGRSKMEPQIPDTSVAVFSAGIMYACVLFACNEASYLAELFGPLWIIKVYKYEFQKPSVCFCCPQTVEPEDGQRSRARPADQETPPAAQGQSQHLSYSYSGFHFAFFLASLYVMVTLTNWFSYEEAELEKTFTKGSWATFWVKVASCWACVLLYLGLLLAPLLAPHSEAPPP; translated from the exons ATGAGCATCTCTTCCCAG CCTGGCATTATATTGGCATCTGTGGAGGCTTCACATTCATCCTATTACAGCTGGTGCTTATCACAGCCTTTGCCCAGTCCTGGAACAAGAATTG AGCAATCAAACTCCGGCCTGCTTCAAGCCTCTATCATCAGCTGCTATATCATGTATCTGACCTTCTCTGCACTGTCCAGCCGTCCCCCAGAGACAA TAATCTTTCAAGGACAGAATCACACCTTGTGCCTGCCTGGCCGGAGTAAAATGGAACCACAAATACCGGATACCTCAGTAGCAGTGTTTAGTGCTGGCatcatgtatgcttgtgtgctcTTTGCTTG CAACGAGGCTTCCTACCTGGCTGAGTTATTTGGACCCTTGTGGATTATCAAGGTTTACAAATATGAGTTCCAG AAGCCCTCAGTCTGTTTCTGCTGTCCCCAAACAGTGGAGCCAGAAGATG GGCAAAGGAGCAGGGCCAGGCCAGCTGACCAGGAGACCCCTCCAGCTGCTCAGGGGCAGAGCCAGCATCTTTCCTACAGCTACTCTGGCTTCCACTTCGCCTTCTTCCTCGCTTCTCTCTATGTCATGGTTACCCTTACCAACTGGTTCAG CTACGAGGAAGCAGAACTGGAGAAGACCTTCACTAAGGGTAGCTGGGCTACCTTCTGGGTTAAAGTTGCCTCATGCTGGGCCTGTGTCCTCCTCTATCTGGGGCTGCTCCTGGCACCACTGCTGGCTCCCCACTCAGAAGCACCACCACCCTAG